The stretch of DNA TGATCTGCGTAGAGTCCCTATGGTTTAGGCTCACATACTCGTAGAACTATGTCTGGCCTCAATACTCGGCGATTCCGTGATTTACGCCGGTGCGGGGCGAGCATCCTTGTCAAGGTACCTCCCGATGGACTCTTTGTCGGCTGCGTGACGCCTTGGCTTTCTGTCAGGAGTGTGACGGTTACACCTCGATCCAACACACTTTTCAAAAACGCTGATGTGTCTGTCTGTTCTGTTCTGGGGTTCTCCATTTGTTGGTGGTCTGCGCTACCGTGACATGTGCCTTGCACATTTTATACATGCTGTTTTCGCACCGCGCGAGGTCCATCTCTTCAATCTGTATGTGACTTCGCCGCACTTCCAGCTGCACCCTGCTCAGGCATCTGTGCATGTCACTTGAAACAACACAATCGAACTGAAGCATCCGCTGTTATCTAAATTACCGTGTCAAAGTGCCTGGAATGGATGACACATTACCACCTCAAGACGTCGTCACTTCAGTTTTCATCCCATTGGGTCTCCGCCCTAAAGCCTGTCAGCAGTAACGCGCACCGCCTTTCTAGAAGAAACTGCGAGCCATGAAGAACCCTGGTTCTTAATCCCTTTCCAAGTATCTCAGACAAAGGCGTGCTGGTTGTCAGAAAAAAGTAGCAGTAGCCGTCCCCCAACCACGTCTCGTACACTTCGGACGTAACTCAGATTAGTCATCATCCGCCATCATTTCCTGGACACGTATCCTCACTGTCAGTTCACGTACCCTACAGCCTGCTGGGTGAGCAATATGTGTGCCTTGTTTGACAGTTCAAACCTGCAGGTTTGAATTTCTGGATCGTAAGCAACAGCGGCTACACCCCTCATGGTGAAGACTCTACGGCATGCCTGTCGGATCGCCGAGGGAACTTTGAGGAGGAGTAATGGGAACTCTCAGTGATCGCAAGTTGATGAAGTGCTGGGTGCCTCAGATTCGATCGCCACCAGCAGGCGTTTTCAGTTGCCTGCCGTTGTGTATGTAGCCGCAGAAGCGTGTAAGGCAGCAAGGACTTCGGATCATAGAATAAAAACTCGTGTCCCGCTGACGATTTCACACCCGCGCTGCACTGTGCAATTGTACACCCCTTTTCTTCCTGGCCAAAAGGCACAGTGAGAGAAAAAATCTCCGGTCTGCCACACAAGCTAGCttccagcgcatgcagagcccCAGACAATGGCAGCACAGTGGCACGCGGATGTGCAACTCTGCGGGCGAACTCAATAGCGATACGTGAAATACCActgcagcgccttcagcACCGAGCATTTTGCTGAGGACACTACGAGGTCAGTCTTTTCTTTTATGGGAGACCGGTGTCTTCGAATTGCGTGCGTGCCACAGGCTCAGGAACGCGCGTGGACACGAGAAACTCCGCCGTGGCACAACTTGGGAACTCCGTCCTCGACCTTCCGAACGAGACATAGTTTTCTGGCGTTACCGGCCTTCACCTTTTCCTCCCTTCCCGTGTTGACGTGGCTTGTCCGTTGCGGCGTCACTTCATTTATCTTTTTGTAAACTTGTGCCGCTCTTGTTTTTCGCGTGCCCGCCAAGCCCCCTTCGAGCTCGCGCCCGCCATGGCGCCTCACCGTCCAGGAGGGTGCCACTCCCAcccgcgcccggcgcaggcgtTTTCAGATTTCCCGCAGTATTCCAACAGCGGCGAGAACGACGCTCCACACACGTCGTCGCCCGTCGACAGCCATTCGCGCTGTCCATCTACGGATCCAAGTGTTGTGTCAGGCGCATCGCACGTGGCTTTCTGCGCGTCCGTGCCGTCATTTTCGCCCGCCGATTCGTTCTGCCCCCCGGCGAGCCTGAAACGCACTTGCGGCCCTTCACACGCGCCCGCATCTCCACTGGGCCTCTCGCGGGAAGGCTCCGCAGCTGGCGTTTGGCACGCCGGTTTTTCTCAAGCTGGGGGCAGCCGGCAGGGTCACTTCACAGCCAGCCACTTTCTTCCGTTGTTGACAGAACTGTTCATAGCTCTCTTCAAGTCGCACTGCTTCTCCTCCCTGGTCGTTcgcgtgctgcaggcgaTCGAGGACGAAATCGTCGTCGACGACTCCTTCGTTCCTTATCTCACATCGCCTCGTGCCGACGCCCTGTGGACGAGCGGCTCGGCAGCCACGGGGCtgggcggtggcggcgacgagcgatTTCTGTCGGATGCGACAGCGGACGACAGCGAGGCCcacgagggcgcgggcgccgacgacgccttcgcttcttttccttcAGAAGCGGAGCCTGATGCCGACAAGAAGGTACCGAACGCCCCtcgctcctccgcttcctcgccgtcctcctcgacgccgccgctgggaCCTTCGCCCCCTCCCGAGCGcgctgtgtctgcgtcggACCCCGCGAAGAAGGTCGGAACACGGTGGCCTCTGTTCTGTCCGCCAGTGATCTCCTCGTTCGGCTCTCTCTCAAGCCATATGCCGAGCGGCCCGCTGGCTGGCATGCCGCACACCGCGAGCGGAGCCTGTGGAGGGTCTGGCCTTTCCCATCTTTGGAGTTTCGGCTTTGGCGCATTCAGCGGGTATGGCGGCTGTCGCCACACTGCCGGCGGGGAAGTCCCTTTTTTCACCAAGCTGCGGCTCGTTGAGGCCTTCCAGAGGGTCGACGCCATCACCGGCATGACCAAGCGAAAGGTCGTGCCGCCCTCGTTTCACGAGTGCCGCACCATTCTTAATTTGGCTCAGGTGAGTTTGCAGCCACGCATATTGCCATGGAGGAGTGCTGAGAGACGCTCCGCGCACGGAAGATGCACCAAACAGCTCAGAGCAGAGCGACAGTTGGCCAGCGGCAAGTCTCAAGAGGAAGTCTCTTCTCAATTTCCTCGTCTTGAGGCGGAACcaagcggcgaaggaggcagcgcgtAGACGGTGGACACCGCAGAGCGAGACTGAGTGTTGGGAAGGTGACGAGAGCAAGGGCGCCGCGTGAAAGCCTTTTTGTGAACTTCACGAGCAagtctttctctttctcctgtTGACACGTGTGCACGCGGGTTAGATTCTCGCTAGCAGGTCTCAGCTGCGGCTAATCACGATGGACGGAGACGAGACTCTTTACCCGGACGGCGCAAACTTCACCGACACAAGAATCGCGAAGAAAatcgctgcgctgctgcaaCGGGGAACGAAAGTCGCCGTCGTcacagctgcaggcgagcggcaggGTTTGTGGCCGGCAGGCCTGGCTTGGAGCAATAGCGGCTACGTTCCCTCGCTGATATTTGGCGTTCCACACATCCTACAGTTCGCAAAACAAATCTGTGCCTCCACTAGTGCAGTCCGTGTCGCTTGTTCGACTCCATGGAATGCCGATATTCTGCGGTTATCTTGCACGTAGCACGCGGCGGCTTAAACCCTATGCCCCTAACGATTCCGCCTCTACGTATATctgcatataaatatatatatatgtatttgcaTGTGTGCATGGGCACAGAAGGGCGGTGCAGCGTGATCTCGACACGCGGGTTTTCTGTGGCCTTGATTGTGCGTGTAAATGTCCTCCACCGGAGGCTTGTATGCTGTGTCGCTTTGGCTGCTGGCGTCGGATTTCTTCCGTACTCGGATAGAGGCTCCTGAGCGGAAGTCACGAGCGCATCGCCGCCCTTCCTCTGTTTGCCAGGCTATGGATACGAGGTCGCACGGTACCACGAACGGCTCGGCTTGCTCTTTGAGTATTTAAAGGACGCGAATTTGTctgccgaggcggcgggaaACTTTTACGTTATGGGGGGAGAGTCAAACTATCTTATGCAGTACGTCCACTTTTTCGAGGGGCGCCACGTACGTTGCCTCTGGTAGAGCCCTGAAGATGCCGCTGCGTGAGAGACCGGCGATCGAATTCTGGCGGCAGCATTCTTCGCGTGACACCACAACCTCCACACCACTCCCGCGAACTGTCCGAtcagctgctgcatgcaACATGCGCGAGTGAAACGCCGTGTATATACATGCGCAGGCCTTGGCGAGCACCGAGTGTGAGGTCAGACTGCATTCTGTACCGCGTAGCGCACCTTTCCCAGTTCGCCCAGACTGCGCGCGGCCAGGGGGAACTCACCTGCATTCCCCGGCAGTGTGCTtccccgccgcagcgccgtcgcgtctGTCTATTGCCGCGCTGCGTTTCGCTGGCTCCAGCGTCAAATCTGGTTCTGTGTTGTGCATCaccgcggaggagcgcgtGTGGCAGCGTTTACCTTGCGGGTTTGGATGGGTCCTTCTCGTTTGCTTTTATCTTCCGTTCGCTCCTTCGCAGACTCTCGCCGTCCTTCACGCTCGCCCCGGTCGATGAAGCACTGTGGACTTCGTTCCGCCCTGGATGCTGTCCGCTCgatgcgcagcgccttctggaTCTCGCTGAGGAGGCTTTGCGCACCTTGAGCGAAGACCTGAAGCTTCCCGCGTGTATCttgaggaaggcgcgagcggtCGGCCTCATCCGAAAGCCCGTCAATGAAGACAACGACGGTaggctgcgcagcagaagcgacTTGGACAGAAGCTGAAGCCTTTCTACGTGTCTGGATTGATGCATGTTCACCCTTTCTCATGTATATACACGTGGATACATGTGCGCATAGAAGCAGCTACACGCCGTGCTGTGTCCATTTTCGGGCCTGCCTTTCGCTGTTGTCGCTCCTCCAGAGAGTATCTTTGGCTTTGTCAGCGACGGGGGCATGCACCGAGAGAACCTGGAAGAGATCGTcatgcgcgtgcggcgcgttATCCGCGACGAATTTGGTACGAGTGCGCATATCCGCTTGAatatatgtagttatttGAACAGTTGAAGTGATAGGCTGCTTAGAGGTCGCTGAGTCACTCGGGATCGTCAACCCACATCGGTTTGCTTCATACACACTCCCGTCTGGCTTCTCTGTAACTGCCTTCGAAGAATCCTTCGTCGTCAGGTTGTCATGTGTACACTATCCTTTCAAAAGCATAACATTTGAGTGTATcataatatatatatctattgCTGTTGGCAGGGCGTCTCGTTCTGCCTTGTTTTTGCTGTCTAGCGCTTTGTGTGTGCATGATCTGCAGGGATCGTCTCTTTTTCGGGGTCTCTTCATggtcttctcctcttttgCGTCTggtggcgcgtgcggcgtggAGCGCTCTCTCTCGGGTGAGGTTTGTGTGTAAGGCGTGTGTTTTGTTTTTTGGCTGTGAGTCTCAGGCCCGCAATGCATGGTGCCGTGGAGCGCGTTCAACGGCGGCAAAGACGTGTGGGTTGACATCGGCAACAAGGCTGAAGGCGTGGCGATGCTTCAGGGGCTCTTTcagctctcgccgcgcgagtgtCTTCACGTCGGCGACCAGTTTGGCGCGAGCGGAAACGACTTGCCGGCTCGGTAAGCGCCCCTGATTTGCATGCCTGCGGACGGGgggcggcgtgggcgcgggGTCAGGAACTCATCACGTAGTATTGCGGACGTTCACGTTTCTAGGCAAAATCTCCTTCAACACCTGAGTGCGTGCGTTCGGTtatctgtatctcataacgTAAGCCTTCTCCAGGGTTCTACGAAGAGTCCATTCTTCGTTTACTCGGCTTGTGTGAACGCAAAAGATGAGGGAATCCAACAGCATGCGCCTGAATGCCTTCGAGAGGACGTTGCAGGATCTTGTCCACATGCGGCATGCAACCCTGTTCATTGAGgcgggcgcacgcggcgtcaGTTCGGACTGTTTATCTGCGCCGCGTGTttccgcagcgtctgctcgcCGACAGCGTGGATCGCGAACCCTCAGGAGACTGCGGCCGTGCTGCatgagctgctgctggtgagcccggcgccgccccaggCGCCGTTGCCGGAGGTAGActcgaaggcgcagcaggcgcggaagCAGGCCTAGCGAAATGtaaggcgctgcggcgcccagTGGACACATGCGCTGAGGCTCTGTGACTGCCAGCGAAGCCCAAGATGCATCCGaactcgcgcgcagccgtcGACTCGGAGTTGCAACTctcgagacgcagcggggTTCTCCTGCGGCACACGCGACCGAAAGCGAACCCAGAGAAGGCACCGACACGATTGAGCACAGTCAGGTGGCTGTTAAAGCCCGTGCTCGCTCTGCAGGAGCACACGTGAGCACTGTTTCGCAAACCAAAACAGACAGACAGCACAAAGAGGCAGAAACAGTGTGCTGTACGCAAAAATACACAGAAGCAAAAGACACCCGGTATACGAGGTTAGACCGAGCGTCACCCCGATACGCGGCCGACTCGACGTCTCGCGAGTGGGGACTCTGACGGGGTCGCCCTTCTTTCGTCGTATTTCCCCTTGGGGGGACGGGGGTACTCTGCCGTGGATGTGCACTGACGTCCGTGGCGCTGTTGACCTGAGAGTCGCAACGCGGCGCTATGTCCTCACCCCGTTTGAACGGCTGAAGGTTTGCCTAGGGCGCTGAGTGTTGCGGCGCCCTACATACGTGcacaaatatatgtatatatctaatTGTACATATGTCTTTAAAGTTGCTTTCTTCGTGCAAGATATTCCCGCGAAGAGTTGGTCCTAGCGTCTGTGTCTTTTAGAAGTGTCGCTCTACGTGTGCATAGGCAGGGGCGCTAAACGCATCTGCGAAAAGTGGGGCCTATGCACTGTGGGCTTTTCTGCACCGCACGAGCTCAGGCGGTGGCGAACCGGCCTGAGACTTACAGACTTATATTTGGGGATTCGACAGGCACTCCGCGTCGGTTTCTCTCAAAACGCGTTGAGAGTTCCTCGAGCAGCAGTCGGGAGGAGCCAGTTAGCACGTAGTGACTGGCAAGGCGCATGCCCGACTTTCAGAAAAGCGAGGATGGGCATGACGCGCAGGGTTTTACCACGTCTAGCTCTAGACGCAAAGGATTTCAGACGGGGCATGCGCGCACAAGCAACTGGATGGTTGACATGCATGTCAGAACATCCACGAAATGCCTCGCCAAGAGCAGTCTTTCTGCGTATCTATTCCTGCATACGTTGAGGCATTCCGGATATTCGTTCTATTGTGTTCGCGGGGGCGGAAGCATCCCGTCTGCACTGAACTACAGCTAGCGCATTGTGTACACGGCAGTGCCGACGTAACtcgcagagggagagcggGACAGCATGTGTGTTGTTCGTCGTTTTCGACATGTGCGACTGCTTCAGCACTGAAGGCTAATGTGATTCATCCTGTACGAATTTCGTGCCATAGTTGGTTTACGACCCAGATTCCCAGACTCTACCGCCGTagccggcgcagcgaagtgtcagaaaaagagaggcaAACTGACTACATCGACCATAGCCCAGCCGCCATGTTGAACTCCGATTTAGGAAGGTTCCGTGCAAAATCACAATCGAACCTCCCTTCAGAGGCTGCCCCCTGTACTTCCACGTCGAGTGTAAATAAGCCTGAGTACAACCTTCTGTCTCTACATGTCTGTATCAATATGTAAATATCTATGCAGACACCATTTTGTTGTAGTCATACAGAAGAGCGACAGCATGCACCGCGGCCGAAACGCGCTGGGTATTATACACCTTTTGATGCCTGCACATGCGTATTTCTCGTTTACCGGCCCCGCGTGCGCCAGGTGAAACTTTGTCTgttaatatatatatccgGGTTCACGTGTACACGTCTAACTTCATGCATCTTCACTATCCATATATCTAACTAGGCATGTATAGATGCTGCGCGCGTGGGAACTGCAAACGACCTGTCTACCGGAGGCCTAGATATCCCTAGGTTTCTTTTTGGGTGATTGTTCGCTTCCTTTCAGCTTTTGGAAACACTCCCATAACCGCAGATTGCAGTTTCGCACGGTCCGCACATGCAAGTTCCTGGTGAACAAACGTGGCGAGGACAGTCGCGCACGAAACGGAAAAAATGTTATCATCATCAGTGGCTTACGCACGTCGGCATTTCGACGCAGCCAAGTGCCAGACGGGAAGGCACGTCTCCTCAGTTGCACAACACACTCATACTCACGAGACAAAAAGGCTCTAAAGCTCTCCAACGAAAACAAGAGTTGCGGCTCAGCCAACGTGGTTTAGTCAGGTGTGCAGGATCGCATGCAATCCATGTGTATGTCGTCGGAACACGCTGAAAAATGCGCATTGCTGAATACGGAGCAAGTATATGCACAATCTGTCGCAGTACGAGTCGGTGTACGCACTGCTGACGGCAGAGGGAATCGACCGCAGGTCTATAAGATACTACTGGATACTCTCGCCAGCGGGGTGGATTGCACGTGACGAGGCCCGAGATACACAAACAGACGACAGGGACTTGCATCCTGACGCATGAACAAACAAAAAGATCAAAATTGTAATTCCGCGCGTGTCGTAAGGGACATACATGGACGCACGCGAAGCAATAGCCACGGCCGGGCAAAATGCGAGAGCGGTGGGGAGGAGAAGACGGTGCGGTGCATGTGAGTTTGCGAGATGGAACTcgagccgcctcgccgcatgTCCAGGAATACGCGTGTATAGCTACGTAAaccgccgcatgcgcctgcctccctgAAGCAAGGCACGGTTTGTAAATAGACACAAAAAACACAAGACCGCAGGTCCCAAGCTTATCCACAAAAACCCCGAGCGCGTAGGCATCACTGGAGCACAACGACGGCCCTTCCGGGCGGCCGCTCACATGACTGTATAGACACGCACGCTTAGGTGCAAACAGACAAATCTTTAAACATAATGAAAGAGAGACCGCAGTGACTTGCCAAACACGAACAAGCACGAACATGCACACGCGGACCAGCCGCTCGCAAGGCAAAAGCGCGAATAAACCTGCGTGAAAAGATATAGGCGCTTGTTCAGAAAATGCACACAAGCCATACAGCGGAAGGGAAACCAGACAACCGCCCAACGGGCATGTGCGTAGATGAACTCAGGCTACTTTatcgctgcagaagaaacaCAAAACAACCTACACGCGCATCTTAGGTTAAAATTTACTGGAAAGATCCGCTCGCGCCACGcagacagcgcggcggctcgacTCCAGGTGAAAGGCCGTCACAGCCGACGCGAAATACCAGAAAGAAGCGACAAAAAAAGTCCGACAAAGACACCCAGACAGCTAGCCGGCCAATGTGAGGAAAGAAGTCGCGACGCCCACGAGCCACGAACAGTTCGAGGTGCATGATACCGGACAAACAAGAAAAATAAAGGAAAAACACCCCAACGTTTTAAACGACGTGAAGCAAGTTGTTTTCGTTGCCAGAGGCGTCCCTGTGCTTCGGCGCATCCGCAACGCACACCCATTCTCCGTCGACTACGAGCTTGTAGAAATACCTGCAAAAACGCCCGAAATCCGCATTCATAAACAATGCCGCAACAGGAAACGGCGAAAGCCGACCCTCAGACGCGCTAAAACTGCCCCGAATAACTACGTATGCGACACGAAAACCGAACTACTCAACGCGAATGCGAAGAAAACTGCCTAGGAACGATAATGGCTTTAGTTTCTTATTGTGAGTTTTGTATCGCTTGCACACAATGCTGGTTTTCCAAATTCTGTGAAAGgtcttttgatttccataAGCGGATCCAGCCAAACGGATTGCGAACGCCCAATCGAACCGAGCAGCAGAAAGCGCCTTACTTCCcagggcgcagcgcgagtgaAATCACAAAGGCCTGCAGGGCGTTGTCCCAAACGAGAGGCCGGCGGACATGCCAGTCGTCAAACGACCCTGAAAACAGAAACAAGGGAACGCAGTCACGTCTGCTTCCCGCCATACATAAGGAAAAGGAGACTTGACACGCAGGCACGACGCACGCACATTTACACCCACGCACGTACAAATTTGCCTtcatacatatgcatatacacgcGTATgaatgcatacatatatatatatatatatatatatatatatatatatatatatatatgtatacgtggGTGTAGGGTTTCCCGCGGAGTCGAACGGAGTTCGCGCATCCCGGCACGCaggtcgcctgcgcgagagacTGCGCCACTTCCGCCGGTCTCTCTCGCAGGAACGGAGGGACAGGCGCCAGACACTCCCCTAGCGAGGCCCTCGCCTATCTGAGCTCCGCCACGCAcctgcgacggcgacggttcgcggcctcggcttTCCAGGCTCGGGCGTGTATTTGATCCTGCAGGGGATCAGAAGCGTGCTCTGAGGCCTCAGTGCACTCCCgtgggcgcgctgcagaccgGCGTtgctgcggtcgccgccccccgcttctcgcgcgtcgccggccgactcgcgcttcgcgcccgcgcccgccgcctcagcggcgcccgcgaggcttCCCTCCTCCGGTGCGGCTGCAGTCTCCACGTCGGGctcgtgcgcggcgcgctcgcgactgccctcggcgaaggcgcggcgctcgctgagctgcaggagctcgaggagcgtcgccggcgggAAGGGGGACGTGGGCACGGGACCACGGGGAAGCGAGTCAATCACCGTCCCCGCTGccggcttcggcgccgcagcgggcgcagacgcggccgcaaTCGACGAGCGGAACAGcgaggcctctcgcgcgttcgctgcgcgccgctgccgccagctCGCTTCTGACCACTCGGGCAGAGAGTGGAAAATCTCCTGAACCTGCGAAAAGACCGGGCGAGACACAGGGGACGCGGTATAAACCCTACACCCTAGCGATACGCCGTGGCGCTCCTGCGACGGTTAGCGCGTGCGCTGGATACATGCAGTCCTCAGGCGCGCCCTTTGCTGTCACCGGCTCGCGCTTCCTTCAGCCTTGCCGCACTCCAGGGATCTGCGCAGCGCACTTTCACACGTAGCCCTGCGGGAGCCCGTCCGtccgaggcctccgccgcagccaccgcgcgctggagcttcCTCAGCTTCAGCCCGCACAGCAACCGCCACGCAAAAGACTCCTGCGGGACTCGCGCCGGGCCTGTCCCCCCAGCGCTCTCCACGCGACGCATTCGTCGTGTCCTCACCCGCTTTTCGTTGACAGGGATTTTCTTCCGCAGGCGGGCGAATTCGCcgagccacgcgcgcgcgctctcctcgcaggAAACGACCGACGCCCGCGCGttcagccgcagctgctcgtACTTGGCTCGATCGCTGAAAGCACACATTTGTGGGGGCAACGCAAAAGCAGCGCCCGATGAAGAGAAAtcgcgcagacacgcgcgcatgTATACATCTATCAACATGGATCAAGGCTTGTAAAACGCGGGGGGAGTCCCATACGTTTGTATGCACACGGACGCGTGGAACGCACGCAGGTATTCAGATACGTCTGAGCAGATGCGTGTCGATGTGGACAAAAACGATGGAAGTTCTCTGTGCCTGCTCAATCGATGCAACTTTGGGGTTTATGGTTTGGGAACCTGCTTTGAGACGCAAGACGATGCTTCTCATTGATTCTTCTTTCCCCTTTCACGTCTTTTGTCTTTGGAGCTGTTCAGCCGCGCTCGAACCCGTGGGTAGGCAGTGCGCACAAACAGTTCCCTCTACGCATGTGTGACTCCATCTACATAATATTTACATAAAAAAATAca from Besnoitia besnoiti strain Bb-Ger1 chromosome V, whole genome shotgun sequence encodes:
- a CDS encoding putative IMP-specific 5'-nucleotidase 1 (encoded by transcript BESB_062570); protein product: MAPHRPGGCHSHPRPAQAFSDFPQYSNSGENDAPHTSSPVDSHSRCPSTDPSVVSGASHVAFCASVPSFSPADSFCPPASLKRTCGPSHAPASPLGLSREGSAAGVWHAGFSQAGGSRQGHFTASHFLPLLTELFIALFKSHCFSSLVVRVLQAIEDEIVVDDSFVPYLTSPRADALWTSGSAATGLGGGGDERFLSDATADDSEAHEGAGADDAFASFPSEAEPDADKKVPNAPRSSASSPSSSTPPLGPSPPPERAVSASDPAKKVGTRWPLFCPPVISSFGSLSSHMPSGPLAGMPHTASGACGGSGLSHLWSFGFGAFSGYGGCRHTAGGEVPFFTKLRLVEAFQRVDAITGMTKRKVVPPSFHECRTILNLAQILASRSQLRLITMDGDETLYPDGANFTDTRIAKKIAALLQRGTKVAVVTAAGYGYEVARYHERLGLLFEYLKDANLSAEAAGNFYVMGGESNYLMQLSPSFTLAPVDEALWTSFRPGCCPLDAQRLLDLAEEALRTLSEDLKLPACILRKARAVGLIRKPVNEDNDESIFGFVSDGGMHRENLEEIVMRVRRVIRDEFGPQCMVPWSAFNGGKDVWVDIGNKAEGVAMLQGLFQLSPRECLHVGDQFGASGNDLPARVCSPTAWIANPQETAAVLHELLLVSPAPPQAPLPEVDSKAQQARKQA